A region from the Tepidibacillus fermentans genome encodes:
- a CDS encoding DegV family protein encodes MEPIFVVTDSTADIPKELAKQLGITVVPLKVHISNETYLDGETLTAEEFYQKLQSSDDLPTTSQPSPMDFVETYKKLANGKPAKIISIHLSAALSGTVQSAQLAKTMVEELGIDVRVFDSKKASYSIGIIVVGVAKALQEGKNFEELLNLTNDLIARTQVYFMVDTLTYLQKGGRIGKAASLFGTLLNIKPILSLNEQGEVFAVDKVRGQKKAISKILGYLTDYAKDQKVVAGISHASNLEEAKNLEGLLREKMNIVEFVMTDIGPVIGTHVGPGTLAVMMYTV; translated from the coding sequence ATGGAACCGATTTTTGTTGTAACGGATAGTACAGCAGATATTCCTAAGGAACTTGCCAAACAATTAGGAATCACTGTTGTACCGTTAAAAGTGCATATTTCGAATGAGACCTATTTAGATGGAGAAACATTAACGGCGGAAGAATTTTATCAGAAGTTGCAAAGTTCTGACGACCTTCCTACAACATCCCAACCATCACCAATGGATTTTGTTGAGACTTACAAAAAATTAGCGAATGGTAAACCGGCAAAGATTATCTCGATTCATTTATCAGCTGCTTTAAGTGGTACCGTCCAATCAGCACAATTAGCAAAGACGATGGTTGAGGAACTTGGGATTGATGTTCGGGTTTTTGATTCCAAAAAAGCATCTTATTCGATTGGAATTATTGTAGTAGGAGTTGCCAAAGCGCTTCAAGAAGGAAAAAATTTTGAAGAGTTACTTAACCTGACAAATGACTTGATTGCACGAACACAAGTTTATTTTATGGTTGATACGCTAACCTATCTGCAGAAAGGTGGAAGAATAGGTAAAGCTGCGTCTTTATTTGGTACATTATTGAATATTAAACCCATTCTGTCGTTAAATGAACAAGGTGAAGTATTTGCGGTTGATAAGGTAAGAGGCCAAAAAAAGGCAATTTCCAAGATACTAGGTTATCTCACGGATTATGCAAAAGATCAAAAAGTAGTTGCAGGTATCTCTCATGCTAGTAATCTTGAAGAAGCGAAGAATTTAGAAGGACTGCTGCGAGAGAAAATGAATATTGTTGAATTTGTTATGACCGATATTGGACCTGTCATTGGAACGCATGTTGGACCAGGTACATTGGCAGTCATGATGTATACGGTGTAG